Proteins from a genomic interval of Pectinophora gossypiella chromosome 4, ilPecGoss1.1, whole genome shotgun sequence:
- the LOC126366033 gene encoding transient receptor potential cation channel protein painless yields MTRDTYEMSGNRLSRGSSLFGADPQVQLRTALRTNDYPTFKKLVSYGAVDLEYVYQYPDYKTCLEMAVSEPNKQEFVKLLLQHEVQVNKLNETHAAAPIHFAVDSGNIEALKALLEDDRIDVNIKSKGNTALLLAIKKIEDSDDDGDREQDLAKYEDIIELLLKAGCNPNAPDSKGVTPVYSACKQGLERVVTFIIDYATEPVDIDTYKDRRGKTARHFLKEAFPHLEAKFDSDTQNAEVIDVDKLFSYLSRHDEESFVRDFGKLVKKNNHKPALAANNGMNTMLQLATEKGFEKVVKTLLSSGADPNATCSGNTNRPIAYACQNGYSKILKMFIDNDSTLFDCVNSESLLQITVKGMRSYAKNPKSNFKECLEMLVKHPKININVNHSDMKDNTALHYAARNGDNDTVLELLRNGACIGLRNKFNEPPLADINAKTLETYLDECITTNGERPTDDDYEIHMKYSFLVYPNNSLENEVCKVPLMDNSNNNVKEYDAILAPETDALLYMTRNEDLRPLLKHPVITSFLYLKWQRLSCLFYANITFYSLLWLSLILYIIWGYGVEKKQSDAIEVLNVVTHIGAVIGLILLVVRELFQLLVSPTRYLQSIENWMEIALIVVTAWIVCYDSAQESTKQQLSAVAILLSSAELVLLIGQFPTLSTYIVMLKTVSWNFFKFLLWYFILIIAFALSFYTLFRNVVEDSDQTPPNPNNTGKEKEDEEEDFFEDPGRSLFKTIVMLTGEFDAGSIKFSTFPVTSHIIFIVFVFMIPIVLFNLLNGLAVSDTQEIRADAELVGHISRIKLISYFESVLIGNAKEYAKPSRCWSWLPQYLQEMHIITPKMLCIKPFAKRISLFPHFLPKYRIIVKPNQENKIDIPHAEPLGKYGDDYEDVETGGCCFERCQNYRLDRKIVKNAKVVISKKTNVTVFDEIKDKLNQYETKIESLETTLKEVLQAIQSSRNY; encoded by the coding sequence ATGACGCGGGACACTTACGAAATGAGCGGCAACAGGCTGTCGCGCGGCAGCTCGCTGTTCGGGGCCGACCCCCAGGTGCAGCTTCGAACCGCGCTCCGTACCAACGACTACCCCACATTCAAGAAACTCGTCAGCTATGGCGCCGTCGACCTCGAATACGTCTACCAGTATCCCGACTACAAAACGTGCCTTGAAATGGCAGTCTCCGAACCGAATAAACAGGAATTCGTAAAGTTACTGCTACAACACGAAGTGCAAGTCAATAAACTTAATGAGACTCATGCCGCCGCTCCAATACATTTTGCTGTCGACAGCGGTAATATTGAAGCCCTCAAGGCTTTGTTAGAAGACGATCGAATAGATGTAAACATCAAAAGTAAGGGAAACACGGCACTGTTATTGGCAATTAAGAAAATCGAAGATTCAGATGACGATGGAGACCGTGAACAAGATTTGGCTAAGTACGAGGACATTATAGAGCTTCTTCTAAAAGCCGGCTGTAACCCCAACGCTCCCGATTCTAAAGGTGTCACTCCAGTGTATTCTGCGTGTAAGCAAGGTCTTGAAAGAGTTGTGACTTTTATCATAGATTACGCCACGGAACCCGTTGATATAGACACATACAAAGATAGAAGAGGTAAAACTGCACGCCACTTCTTGAAAGAAGCATTTCCACACTTAGAGGCTAAGTTCGACTCGGATACACAAAATGCTGAAGTTATCGATGTGGATAAGTTGTTCTCCTATCTCAGCAGACACGACGAAGAGAGCTTTGTCCGTGATTTCGGCAAGCTAGTTAAGAAAAACAATCACAAACCTGCATTAGCAGCTAATAATGGGATGAACACTATGCTCCAGTTAGCAACAGAGAAAGGATTTGAAAAAGTGGTTAAAACTTTACTGAGCTCTGGAGCTGATCCTAATGCAACATGCTCTGGTAACACGAATCGTCCGATTGCGTATGCTTGTCAAAACGGATATTCTAAAATTCTTAAAATGTTTATTGACAACGATTCTACTCTATTCGACTGCGTTAACAGTGAGTCATTATTACAAATTACTGTTAAAGGAATGAGATCTTATGCTAAAAATCCGAAATCAAACTTCAAAGAGTGCTTAGAAATGTTAGTTAAACATCCCAAAATCAATATTAATGTCAATCATTCTGACATGAAAGATAATACAGCTCTGCACTACGCTGCTAGAAATGGTGATAATGACACGGTGTTGGAATTGTTAAGGAATGGAGCTTGTATTGGATTACGCAACAAGTTTAACGAACCACCATTGGCAGATATTAACGCCAAAACATTGGAAACATATCTAGACGAATGTATCACGACGAACGGCGAGCGGCCCACTGATGACGACTACGAAATACACATGAAATATAGTTTCCTAGTTTATCCAAACAATTCGCTCGAAAACGAAGTATGCAAAGTGCCACTAATGGATAATTCTAACAATAACGTCAAGGAATATGATGCCATTTTGGCACCAGAAACAGACGCATTATTATATATGACAAGAAATGAGGATTTAAGGCCACTTCTAAAACATCCCGTAATCACCAGTTTTCTCTACTTAAAATGGCaaagattaagttgtttattctATGCGAACATTACATTTTACTCTCTGTTATGGTTGAGTTTGATTCTCTACATTATATGGGGATATGGTGTGGAGAAAAAACAATCCGATGCTATAGAGGTATTGAACGTGGTAACACATATTGGGGCTGTAATCGGTCTGATTCTTCTTGTTGTCCGAGAACTGTTTCAACTGCTGGTCTCGCCCACAAGATACTTACAAAGTATTGAAAACTGGATGGAGATCGCGTTGATAGTCGTCACTGCGTGGATAGTCTGCTACGATTCGGCTCAAGAATCTACAAAACAACAACTATCAGCAGTGGCCATTTTGTTATCATCAGCGGAACTCGTTCTGCTTATTGGTCAATTTCCAACATTATCGACATACATCGTGATGTTGAAAACCGTATCATGGAATTTCTTCAAGTTCTTGCTTTGGTACTTTATCCTGATCATTGCCTTCGCTTTGAGTTTCTATACTCTTTTCAGAAACGTTGTAGAGGACAGCGATCAAACCCCTCCAAATCCTAACAACACCGGCAAAGAAAAGGAAGATGAGGAAGAAGACTTTTTCGAAGATCCAGGACGGTCCCTGTTCAAGACTATTGTGATGTTGACAGGCGAATTTGATGCCGGATCTATTAAGTTCAGTACATTCCCGGTGACCagtcatattatatttattgttttcgtTTTTATGATTCCTATTGTGTTGTTCAACCTTCTGAACGGTTTGGCCGTTAGCGATACACAGGAGATTAGGGCAGACGCCGAACTCGTTGGCCATATTTCACGAATCAAACTCATATCTTATTTCGAGAGCGTTCTGATTGGTAACGCGAAAGAATACGCAAAACCATCGAGGTGCTGGTCATGGCTACCACAGTACTTACAAGAAATGCATATAATTACACCAAAGATGCTGTGTATAAAACCTTTCGCCAAGCGCATAAGCTTGTTTCCTCACTTCTTGCCTAAATACCGGATAATAGTCAAGCCGAATCAAGAGAATAAAATCGATATACCTCATGCGGAACCGCTGGGAAAATATGGTGATGATTACGAGGATGTTGAGACAGGTGGATGTTGCTTCGAACGCTGCCAGAACTACAGACTTGATCGGAAGATTGTGAAGAATGCAAAGGTTGTGATAAGCAAAAAGACGAATGTAACGGTATTTGACGAAATTAAAGACAAGTTGAAtcagtatgaaacaaaaatcgAAAGTTTGGAAACAACATTAAAAGAGGTGCTGCAGGCTATTCAGTCCTCTCGAAACTACTAA